One window of Candidatus Hydrothermales bacterium genomic DNA carries:
- a CDS encoding CoA-binding protein, with translation MYYNIKPMSDEKIKKILLEYKNIATVGFSTNPEKPARKVPVFLISKGYNVIPVNPNHEKILGRKSYKSILDVEEKIEIVQVFRPSEEVPKIVEDIIKRRNLKGDVKVLWLQEGIKSKSTHKLKELGIDVIEDRCMYKEYVRLFKDKEG, from the coding sequence ATGTATTATAATATTAAACCTATGAGTGATGAAAAAATCAAGAAGATACTTTTAGAGTATAAAAATATAGCAACAGTTGGTTTTTCAACAAATCCTGAGAAGCCTGCAAGGAAAGTTCCTGTGTTTTTGATAAGTAAAGGCTATAATGTAATTCCAGTTAATCCAAATCATGAAAAAATATTGGGAAGAAAAAGTTATAAAAGTATTTTGGATGTAGAAGAGAAAATAGAAATTGTCCAAGTTTTTAGACCTTCTGAAGAAGTTCCAAAGATCGTTGAAGATATTATAAAAAGAAGAAACTTAAAAGGCGATGTTAAAGTTTTATGGCTACAAGAGGGAATAAAAAGCAAATCTACCCATAAATTAAAAGAACTTGGTATCGACGTGATCGAGGATAGGTGTATGTACAAAGAATATGTAAGGCTCTTTAAAGATAAAGAAGGTTAG
- the lipA gene encoding lipoyl synthase — translation MKEKKPDWFKIKLYFNENFAKVRKTLREKNLNTVCEEALCPNINECWGEGTATIMIMGEICTRGCRFCNVKTGNPKGYLDKEEPFRVAQAVKEWDLKYVVLTSVDRDDLPDGGAEHFAKTISHIKKLNPNTYVEALIPDFQGNLNSLKTVLDSEPDVLAHNVETVERLTPIVRDKRANYWQSIKILEEAKKYKPNIYTKSGLMVGLSETEEEVIKTLRDLRNAGVDIVTIGQYLRPSSDKKFLEVKEYVHPDKFNFYREKALELGFIYCAAGPLVRSSYKAYQAFYMSFLAPKKTNLLYL, via the coding sequence CAACACAGTCTGCGAAGAAGCTCTCTGCCCAAACATAAACGAATGCTGGGGAGAAGGAACTGCAACAATAATGATAATGGGAGAAATATGCACAAGAGGATGTAGGTTCTGCAACGTGAAAACTGGTAACCCAAAAGGGTACCTTGATAAGGAAGAACCATTTAGAGTCGCTCAGGCTGTCAAGGAGTGGGATTTAAAATATGTAGTCCTAACCTCCGTAGATAGAGACGACCTACCTGACGGTGGCGCTGAACACTTTGCTAAAACAATTAGTCATATAAAAAAACTAAATCCCAACACTTACGTTGAAGCTTTAATACCCGATTTTCAAGGCAATTTAAATTCCCTGAAAACAGTTTTAGATTCTGAACCAGATGTTCTTGCCCATAACGTAGAAACCGTAGAGAGATTAACACCTATTGTAAGAGATAAGAGGGCAAACTACTGGCAAAGTATTAAAATACTTGAAGAGGCAAAGAAATATAAACCTAACATATACACAAAGTCAGGCTTAATGGTTGGACTTTCTGAAACAGAAGAGGAGGTAATAAAAACTTTGAGAGACTTAAGAAACGCAGGAGTAGATATCGTTACGATCGGGCAGTATCTAAGACCCTCTTCTGATAAAAAATTTCTTGAGGTTAAAGAATATGTTCACCCTGATAAGTTTAATTTTTATAGGGAAAAGGCATTAGAGCTTGGATTTATCTATTGTGCTGCAGGTCCCCTTGTTAGGAGCTCTTATAAGGCATATCAGGCATTCTACATGAGCTTTTTGGCCCCAAAGAAAACTAACCTTCTTTATCTTTAA